Within the Catalinimonas niigatensis genome, the region GATGGTTAAAGTTCAGGGGTGTTTGCTAATTTTGCACCAAGCTTTCATCTTATAGGCTGGCAAGGTATATTGAACTTATCATTTTAACTATCGTTCTATTTTAAATAAATATCTAAATGCTTAATATGGAAACTACTGATAAGACAAGAGCACCCAAATACAATGTGCATATTTATCTTGAATCCAATCCCAACCCCAATTCTCTAAAGTTTGTCACGAATCTTGTGTTGATTCCGGAGGGAGAAAGCTTTGATTTCCCTGATGCTGACAGTGCTGCTCATGCTCCTCTTGCACAAGAGCTATTTGACATTGAGCATGTGGAACGGGTATTTTATATGAACAACTTTATTACTGTAACTAAAAGCGAGGCTGTAGAGTGGGTAGAAATACAGGATAAGGTAAAGCAGCACATCAAGCAATATCTGGAAGAAGGTAAGCCTATCTTGATTGATGATGCTATGGCAAATGGCTCTGCCATACAGGAAGATGACAGTGAATCTGTCAAAAAAATCAAAGGTATTCTTGATGAATATATTCGTCCTGCGGTAGAACAGGATGGGGGAGCCATCAGTTTCCACTCTTTTGATGATGGCGTTGTAAAAGTACTATTACAGGGTTCA harbors:
- a CDS encoding NifU family protein, which gives rise to MLNMETTDKTRAPKYNVHIYLESNPNPNSLKFVTNLVLIPEGESFDFPDADSAAHAPLAQELFDIEHVERVFYMNNFITVTKSEAVEWVEIQDKVKQHIKQYLEEGKPILIDDAMANGSAIQEDDSESVKKIKGILDEYIRPAVEQDGGAISFHSFDDGVVKVLLQGSCSGCPSSTVTLKAGIENLLKTMLPNEVKEVEAVGV